Sequence from the Oncorhynchus kisutch isolate 150728-3 linkage group LG12, Okis_V2, whole genome shotgun sequence genome:
ATGCTATTCTTGTTGTTGACCAAGGCTGTAGGCCAGGTAGCGATGATCAAGGGTTGTGTACTCTGTGTGTAGGGGATGTGAGGGGTCAGCAATGTTTACGGTTGATGGGAGTTCAAGTACCTGAGTTGAAGCACTGGACCCAATCTAGTGTCTGGTCGACTGCCTCCTTCATGATGTTGAAGATGTCGGCTCTGACCACACCATGGGGTTGAGGTCCCACCTCTATCGCTGTGGAGTGACAGCATTAGAATGAATACATTTGTCACGCAAATGGGAAAACATACAGAAAAAAACACTGGTTTCCTATGACAGGAAGAAGATTGCATGGTGTGTTTCCTATGAACATACAGCACAAGCACTTACAGAAGCCATGCTTGCCCAGAGAGTCCTGGGAGTAGGCGTCAGCTAGTGGTAGATCCAGCAGGATAAACCTCACTGGCGCTGAGGTGATCTTCCTCTGAGAACACAACAGATTAACACTTTACACTCCCATATAACCCAGATTGTAGCAGTAAAATGAAGCCCTTCTCATAGAAACCGGGTCAGATGGTGCATGCACTTCCCCTTTAAGACAGTAATAGAGTCATGTTGAAATTATACACTCCAATCAGTCCAACCAGCCAAATtaagtttccatccaattgggaACAGAGTTTCATACGAATATTttaaaatctgcataaagaaaatatgccaattttcccaccagtggtgtgtttccaccagaTGTACTTTTTCGCAATGTGTTTCattcacatttaaaaaataaataaaaaactgttgagttaaatagcaaatgttctTGGCACTCGCACTCTAGTAAACCGCAGCGCacaacagcttgcagatacagtgcgggtaggctatgtgggtaggctagtctacgttacaagattattatggataagagcaaacggcagtcaagcatataccaattaaacactggagtgatagatgtgcagaagatgaatgtgcaagtagagatactggggtgcaaaggagcaagataaataaatacagtatgtggatgaggtagattggatgggctatttacagatgagctatgtacatgtgcagtgatctgtgagctgctctgacagctggtgcttaaagctagtgagggagatatgagtctccagcttcagtgtttttgcagttcgttccagtcattggcagtagagaagtggaaggaaaggcagccaaattaggaattggctttgggggtgacaagtgagatatacctgctggagcgcgtgctacgggtgggtgctgctatggtgaccagtgagctgagataaggggggctttacctagcagagacttgtagatgacctggagccagtgggtttggcgacgagtatgaatcgagggccagccaacgagagcatacaggtcgcaatggtgggtagtatatggggctttggtgacaaaacgatggcactgtgatagactgcatccaatttgttgagtagagtgttggaggctattttctaaatgacatcgctgaagtcgaggatcggtgatggtcagttttacgagggtatgtttggcagcatgagtaaaggacgctttgttgcaaaataggaagccgattctagatttaattttggattggagatgcataatgtgagtctggaaggagattttacagtctaaccagacacccaggtatttggtagttgtccacatattctaagtcagaaccgtcaagagtagtgatgctggacgggcgggctggacgggcgggcaggtgcgggcagcgatcggttgaagagcatgcatttagttttacttgcatttaagagcagttggagggaacggaaggagagttgtatggcattgaagctcgtctggatgttagttaacacagtgtccaaagaagatcGCTCTTAATTCCCACGCACGGAAACAAAACCACATAGAGAGCCTATTTGATGGCCCACATTGGGGGCTGGCAGTACAACTAAGGACAAGGGGACGTTGTTTCAAAGATCAGGTCTTGGATCAGTTTCACCTTGTCCTTAACCCTCATTtgatttaattgaattgaaaCTCTGCTCACCTGGATGTGTCTATAGATGTGCAGGATGACCCAGTCTTGGGCAGAGTAGGAGATGAGACTGAGGCCCATGTTGGCTGTGGTGTTGTGGAGATCACACACCAGGTCCATGGCCCCCGCGCTGCCCTTGGGCCCCAGTAGAGTGTTCAGCTCCTGGGCTCGCCTCACCTCGTACGGAGTGGCGTCTGTCACAGGTGaactagggagggagagagaatggagacagcgaaagagagagtgggagtgggagaggcagaaacagagagTGAACATACTAGAAGAAAGGTGTATCGCCTTGGCATGGGAGAATACCAACAACTCATCTATGCTGGTGAGAGACTGAAAGGAAGAAGTAAATGCCACCAAACTCTTTGGGATGTCATCCCTTCAGCTCTGTAGGGTTGAGTAAATCTTGAGTATCAATAAGTACTAAGAATGAATTATGATATAGTCCCATAAATGCAAAAACTTTAATAGACTGTTCAGATAAGTAGTGGCCTTGGTAGCCAGGCACATAACAACCCAGGCTGCATGGTTCAGAATATTCCAAAACAAAGTTATCTGGAAATGTTGCCATGACCACATTGTTAATTTACTGACTCCACGGTGGAGGGATATATTATTTGGAAGCTTCCTAGTCTCTTTACAATGCATTGTAAGATCTCGTCTTTGATTCATACAGTTCACACCTGAATAGTTCATTTGCCAACAGGTCCATACTTGTTAGTGGTAAGATGATAGGATACATCTGTAGTTGTGGTGAACTATCCCTTGCTGGATCACACTGATTGCATGTGTAGTTTCATTTGTGCTTATGGCAACCTTTACCTGAGTATGGCGTCGGTGAAACAACGGTTGAGGTCCATGTCGGTGTAGCGTTTGCACATTTGGACGGCATGCGGGTTGGATATGACTGTGGTCAAGGTCGCCGACCCTACCTTCTCCAACTTCTGCAGCTCCCTCACCAGATACACGCCCGACATCTCGTTGCCATGGGTGCCGCCGCAGAGGGCGACACGGGACTGCGGTGGGAGAGAGACTGGCTCCATCTgctggccagagagagagagagagagagagagagagaaagagagagagagagagagagagagagagagagagagagagagagagagagagagagagagaggtattgtAAAATAATAACCACAGCGTAAGCAAATAGTCATCTTTGAGCTCTCTATCGCATTACACATTACCAGGGCCATGGTAATGTGGTGAGCAGACATTTGCCTCAGCCCTTTTCACCACTTCTGATTTAGTTTAATGAACTTAATGATCtgctgatgagtatttctgtcttcTCATACAGGAGCAATTTTCAGCCAAAATAAATCACCTGCGGCAACATTACAGCAGGCTAAACTTGCCCGGCTGCTCAGTACACTTGCCCCAGAACAAGGTTCCGAAGTTTTACCTGGTTACAATCAGGAAGAAAATAAAATTGAaccaccactctgggacctgtggtGCCACCTTTGCTCATTACAGGTACAAGAGTCAGACAATGCCCTAAATAACCCCAGAGGCCCAAGAGGTATTCCCAGCTATTATGTTCACAGTCTACTATGGACAACTCTCCGCAATAAGACCATTACTTCTTCTGGTTCCGATGTCCTCTGGGGTGGTTAAGTGATTCCTCATGGGCTCCTTGGTCCAGGTTTACTGTATGAACTGAGGCTTGGTAGGGTTAAGTTAATTGTTTAGATTCCAGTTAAGGAGCATTGTTAGCATCCAAGCTGTTTACCATTAACCATGGTTGCACTAAAAACCGATTAGATACAGacgtttctttctctctctctctctctgcaaatgTCGTTCATTAACTATGAATGCACCAACCTTTACAGTTTTCGCAAGCTAGTGAGGGTCAGCGGTGTTATTTGAAACAATGGG
This genomic interval carries:
- the LOC109901108 gene encoding N-acyl-aromatic-L-amino acid amidohydrolase (carboxylate-forming) B: MEPVSLPPQSRVALCGGTHGNEMSGVYLVRELQKLEKVGSATLTTVISNPHAVQMCKRYTDMDLNRCFTDAILSSPVTDATPYEVRRAQELNTLLGPKGSAGAMDLVCDLHNTTANMGLSLISYSAQDWVILHIYRHIQRKITSAPVRFILLDLPLADAYSQDSLGKHGFSIEVGPQPHGVVRADIFNIMKEAVDQTLDWVQCFNSGSAFEGGEVDDVYTFVKSIDYPRDPETNQITAAIHPQLQDRDFCLLHPGDPMFLMFSGEIVKYEGVEVLHPYFVNECAYYEKSIAFHLARKMTLTIPPLRVKRD